A genomic window from Exiguobacterium acetylicum DSM 20416 includes:
- a CDS encoding glyoxalase/bleomycin resistance/dioxygenase family protein, with protein MLFHYHIWTPHLEETEAWYTARGFHVSQRIGKKDGEFSSFNPPLSWNDFRADQILFRIIEMKRGAVNVTIGFGKTVRFDHIGFLIQPGDVQAILDRAETLSFTVQANERRTFLQTPYGLRIELQIHEDAIADTDGTTLERLVLATPREGLEADLAKLFDQPMSQIQTVRGEKTVLQEAVFSDVSLVGTDPNGVQLVCS; from the coding sequence ATGCTATTTCACTACCATATCTGGACACCACATTTGGAAGAAACAGAAGCCTGGTACACGGCACGCGGGTTTCACGTTTCCCAGCGCATCGGGAAGAAGGACGGAGAATTTTCTTCGTTTAATCCACCTCTGTCATGGAATGATTTTCGAGCGGATCAAATTTTATTCCGAATCATCGAAATGAAACGGGGGGCGGTCAACGTGACGATCGGATTCGGAAAAACGGTTCGCTTCGATCACATCGGATTTTTGATTCAGCCTGGTGACGTGCAAGCGATTCTCGACCGCGCAGAAACGTTATCGTTCACGGTCCAAGCGAACGAGCGTCGGACGTTCTTGCAGACACCATACGGATTACGGATTGAACTGCAAATCCATGAAGATGCGATTGCGGATACTGATGGAACGACACTTGAGCGTCTCGTTCTGGCGACGCCACGAGAAGGATTAGAGGCGGATTTAGCGAAACTGTTCGATCAACCGATGTCACAAATCCAAACCGTCCGCGGAGAGAAGACCGTCTTGCAAGAAGCAGTCTTTTCCGACGTATCGCTAGTAGGTACGGATCCGAACGGTGTTCAGCTCGTCTGCTCATAA
- a CDS encoding SDR family oxidoreductase, with protein sequence MTKRPIAIVTGASQTRDIGAAICRQLASSGHDLVFTSFKATADWAASFTTELENQGARVLAIELDLGQADAADDLFARIEDFGTPSILINNAAHSTMTDWKTLDAKSLDQHYAVNLRAPLLLATRFTKRFAEAHLTSGRIIQLTSGQDLGPMPDEIAYATTKGALSTFTKTYAAAVAPLGITVNAVNPGPTDSTWMDEATRTALKPSFPFGRIGAPEDVARLIQFLVSPDGDWVTGQIIHSEGGFER encoded by the coding sequence ATGACGAAACGACCGATTGCCATCGTGACCGGTGCCAGTCAGACACGCGACATCGGAGCTGCCATTTGCCGCCAGCTTGCCTCGTCCGGACATGACTTGGTCTTTACTTCTTTTAAAGCAACAGCGGATTGGGCGGCTAGTTTTACGACCGAACTCGAAAATCAAGGTGCCCGCGTCCTTGCGATCGAGCTAGATTTAGGTCAAGCAGATGCTGCTGACGATTTATTCGCACGCATTGAAGACTTTGGAACACCAAGCATCCTGATCAACAACGCTGCCCATTCGACGATGACGGATTGGAAAACGCTTGATGCAAAAAGTCTCGATCAACACTATGCCGTCAATCTCCGGGCACCGCTGTTGCTTGCGACACGTTTCACGAAACGATTCGCTGAAGCACATCTAACGTCCGGTCGTATCATTCAACTGACATCGGGACAAGATCTCGGTCCGATGCCTGACGAGATTGCTTACGCTACGACAAAAGGTGCCTTGTCGACATTTACAAAGACTTACGCGGCAGCCGTAGCACCGCTTGGCATCACCGTTAATGCGGTCAATCCGGGTCCGACAGACTCGACTTGGATGGATGAAGCAACACGGACAGCGCTTAAACCTAGTTTTCCATTCGGGCGAATCGGTGCGCCAGAAGACGTCGCACGATTGATCCAATTCCTCGTGAGTCCTGACGGTGACTGGGTGACCGGACAGATCATTCATTCCGAAGGCGGCTTTGAACGCTGA
- a CDS encoding zinc-dependent alcohol dehydrogenase translates to MNTTTICCLVESKTPSYLVRELPPLGIHDVHVRTLAGAISIGAELPQWLEQDITETVYDYPLETGYESYGEVIAVGDAVQIVKPGDRIVSFYGHQDQAIVPESKVIPVPAHISPREALLLILSCDAAKGVRKLTLTPDSSVLVSGMGTLGLLTVHYLRHYFDVCQIDIIEPLTSRAELARQLGARVVTPGSSMYDAAIECSGRQAAFAELQSAVRPHGSICVLSDGNREALALTPAFHAKELQIVASSDGWDYRKHADWLFADERHATLPALFEHETSFSELASCFAALMETPDLPIKVFVDYEQTS, encoded by the coding sequence TTGAACACTACAACAATTTGCTGTCTTGTTGAGTCGAAGACGCCTAGTTATCTTGTTCGGGAACTGCCGCCGCTTGGCATCCATGACGTCCACGTCCGCACCTTAGCCGGTGCCATCAGTATTGGTGCCGAACTTCCCCAATGGCTGGAACAGGATATAACCGAAACCGTTTATGATTATCCACTCGAGACCGGATATGAAAGTTACGGCGAAGTGATTGCTGTTGGTGACGCGGTCCAAATCGTCAAGCCGGGTGATCGGATCGTCAGCTTCTATGGACATCAAGATCAAGCGATCGTTCCTGAATCGAAGGTCATCCCGGTTCCTGCTCACATTTCACCGCGTGAAGCTTTACTTCTGATCCTGTCTTGCGACGCGGCAAAAGGCGTCCGAAAGCTGACATTGACGCCCGATTCTAGCGTCTTAGTTTCTGGAATGGGTACGCTCGGTTTGCTGACGGTACATTACTTACGGCATTACTTTGATGTTTGTCAGATTGATATCATCGAGCCGCTTACGTCCCGAGCGGAGTTAGCGCGTCAATTAGGTGCACGTGTTGTCACACCGGGTTCAAGTATGTATGACGCCGCCATCGAATGTTCCGGACGTCAAGCGGCCTTTGCCGAGCTTCAATCCGCTGTCCGTCCTCATGGTTCAATCTGCGTCTTATCGGACGGCAACCGGGAAGCCTTGGCGTTGACGCCCGCTTTTCACGCGAAAGAACTTCAGATCGTTGCATCGAGTGACGGCTGGGACTACCGCAAGCACGCAGACTGGCTCTTTGCAGACGAGCGTCACGCGACATTGCCCGCTTTGTTCGAACACGAGACTTCGTTTTCGGAGCTCGCCAGTTGCTTCGCTGCCTTGATGGAAACACCAGATCTCCCGATTAAAGTATTCGTTGATTATGAGCAGACGAGCTGA
- a CDS encoding alpha/beta fold hydrolase yields MKLDFHVHIVRSSQPTGAILLYHGWGGTAVSYLAFAEQLADEGYDVFIPELVRHDQREPFDDPYDKEVTTTYFWTVVEQSITEVTAIIEQSGWHVSDVMAIGVSMGGFIAHGIMARQPIKALVAINGGGAYLEAERQFRVRDGRPAIKQEDVPWKLDPISVMDERPRLLLHGDADDIIPLSIQQFYHGTAVQAGMAQTTVLDVFPGVNHTVTDAMIKQLIAWLKHVKLQGATDGLHTFSSQ; encoded by the coding sequence ATGAAGCTTGATTTTCATGTCCATATCGTCCGATCCTCTCAACCAACAGGAGCCATCCTGCTCTATCATGGTTGGGGTGGGACAGCTGTTTCTTATCTAGCGTTTGCTGAGCAACTCGCTGACGAAGGATACGATGTCTTCATTCCGGAACTCGTTCGACATGATCAACGAGAACCGTTTGATGACCCTTACGATAAAGAAGTAACGACGACCTATTTTTGGACGGTCGTCGAACAATCGATTACGGAAGTGACAGCTATCATCGAACAATCAGGCTGGCATGTTTCAGATGTGATGGCAATCGGCGTCTCGATGGGTGGGTTCATTGCCCATGGAATCATGGCACGTCAGCCGATTAAAGCGCTTGTTGCGATCAATGGGGGCGGTGCCTATCTTGAAGCGGAACGTCAATTCCGCGTTCGTGACGGGCGACCTGCCATCAAACAGGAGGATGTACCATGGAAGCTCGATCCGATCAGTGTGATGGATGAGCGTCCGCGATTGCTCCTGCACGGCGATGCCGATGACATCATTCCACTATCGATCCAGCAGTTTTATCACGGGACAGCTGTTCAAGCAGGTATGGCGCAAACGACCGTATTAGACGTTTTTCCAGGTGTCAACCATACCGTGACCGATGCCATGATCAAGCAACTGATTGCATGGCTGAAGCACGTCAAACTTCAAGGGGCGACAGATGGACTACATACGTTTTCTTCGCAGTAA
- a CDS encoding DUF5694 domain-containing protein, whose protein sequence is MKPQILLLGMFHLDRPTNGDLIRPSIFDVRSERRQREIQEVVARLNAFRPTGVALETVAERMNDLQHTYETCQSESDLADNERQQIGFRLARMAGLAHLHGVDWNEVVPGVPDLGIVRSHHPEAFETIVAAEMKRTEQLEHAMEQLSFSEWLDRLHAEETIAASARIYDQIERLESGRIWIERYWQVRNQKITNRLLQLAQTNERIVCLYGAAHLPLLRQYLNESNQVEVMTWNDWNNEKECM, encoded by the coding sequence ATGAAACCTCAGATTTTACTGCTAGGCATGTTCCATCTCGATCGCCCGACCAATGGAGATCTGATTCGTCCGTCGATATTTGATGTCAGATCAGAACGACGGCAACGAGAAATCCAAGAAGTCGTTGCTCGATTGAACGCATTTCGACCGACAGGCGTTGCTCTTGAGACGGTAGCCGAACGCATGAATGATTTGCAACATACATATGAAACCTGTCAATCCGAGAGCGACTTAGCTGATAATGAACGGCAACAAATTGGTTTTCGCTTAGCCCGGATGGCAGGATTAGCACATCTCCATGGGGTCGATTGGAACGAAGTCGTACCTGGCGTACCGGATTTAGGAATCGTCCGTTCACATCATCCGGAAGCCTTTGAGACGATCGTCGCGGCTGAGATGAAGCGGACAGAACAGTTAGAGCACGCGATGGAGCAGTTATCCTTCTCCGAATGGCTCGACCGATTGCACGCTGAAGAAACGATTGCAGCGTCGGCTAGAATCTATGATCAAATCGAACGACTGGAAAGCGGGCGGATTTGGATCGAACGCTACTGGCAAGTCCGCAATCAAAAGATCACAAATCGTTTACTGCAACTCGCTCAGACGAACGAGCGAATCGTCTGTTTGTACGGTGCTGCGCACCTCCCGTTATTACGACAGTACTTGAATGAATCGAACCAAGTCGAAGTGATGACGTGGAACGATTGGAACAACGAAAAGGAGTGTATGTAA
- a CDS encoding NAD(P)H-binding protein: protein MPTRLALAGATGYIGHNLLNELKKKYDVIALSRNGDDKDNEERVEWRSCDLFSLNDTIEGMKGADIAVYLVHSMMPSAKLTQGSFENMDLLLADNFARAAKENGIRQIIYLSGIIPEETEDLSRHLKSRLEVERVLGAYGTPVTTIRAALIVGPKGSSFPILSKLVKRLPVMALPRWTRNKTHPVALSDVIHALGESVDRDDVKDRAIDIGGPEAMTYKEMILKTADIMGKRQPTIDIPLLTVKLSRLWVTLVSGEPKETVYPLVESMVHEMVADPEKMVPGISDGKITFEQSVRDALKEEEEQKGSSSSSSSTPDVLDVRSVQRVLLPKDRDADWAADDYMNWLSSFARPFLSSTVQDQVVGIHIPFYEQPLLELTKEPVHDRQMATYRITGGLFAKVEQDSRGRIEFRQIPGTQECIIAIHEFVPALPWVLYKATQANVHLLVMYLFKLHLLRRIHSTEQESTSADEIVPSS, encoded by the coding sequence ATGCCAACGCGTTTAGCTTTAGCCGGAGCCACCGGATACATTGGTCACAACCTACTGAATGAATTAAAGAAAAAATATGACGTCATCGCCCTTTCACGAAACGGTGATGATAAGGACAATGAGGAACGCGTCGAATGGCGATCGTGCGATCTCTTTTCTTTAAACGATACGATCGAAGGTATGAAAGGAGCGGACATCGCTGTCTATCTCGTCCATTCGATGATGCCTTCTGCCAAATTGACACAAGGATCGTTTGAGAACATGGATTTGCTGTTAGCTGATAACTTCGCCCGTGCCGCAAAAGAAAATGGTATCCGCCAGATTATCTACTTAAGTGGTATCATCCCTGAGGAAACAGAAGACCTATCACGTCACTTAAAGAGCCGACTGGAAGTCGAACGTGTCCTCGGTGCATACGGGACTCCAGTGACGACGATCCGTGCCGCGTTGATCGTCGGTCCAAAAGGCTCATCGTTCCCGATCTTATCGAAGCTCGTCAAACGCCTTCCCGTCATGGCACTCCCCCGCTGGACGCGCAACAAAACGCACCCAGTCGCCTTGTCCGACGTCATTCATGCACTTGGCGAAAGTGTTGATCGTGACGACGTGAAAGACCGGGCAATCGATATCGGTGGTCCGGAAGCGATGACTTACAAAGAGATGATTCTTAAAACGGCAGATATCATGGGAAAACGACAACCGACGATCGATATTCCTTTACTGACCGTTAAATTATCCCGCCTCTGGGTGACGCTCGTGTCCGGGGAACCAAAAGAAACCGTCTATCCACTTGTTGAAAGCATGGTGCATGAGATGGTCGCAGATCCAGAAAAAATGGTTCCAGGCATCAGTGACGGTAAAATCACTTTCGAACAATCGGTTCGGGATGCGTTAAAAGAGGAAGAAGAACAAAAAGGCTCTTCCTCCTCGTCGTCTTCGACACCAGACGTCCTAGACGTTCGTTCAGTCCAACGTGTCCTTCTACCGAAGGATCGTGACGCCGATTGGGCAGCCGATGATTATATGAATTGGTTGTCTTCGTTTGCCCGTCCCTTCCTATCGTCAACTGTGCAGGATCAAGTCGTCGGAATCCACATTCCATTTTACGAACAACCACTACTTGAATTGACGAAGGAACCGGTCCACGACCGACAAATGGCGACGTACCGGATTACTGGTGGACTGTTCGCGAAAGTCGAGCAAGATAGCCGTGGTCGGATTGAATTCCGGCAAATTCCTGGTACACAGGAATGTATCATCGCCATCCATGAATTCGTGCCCGCGTTGCCTTGGGTACTCTATAAAGCAACGCAGGCGAACGTTCACTTGCTTGTGATGTACCTCTTTAAATTACACTTGTTGCGTCGGATTCATTCGACGGAGCAAGAATCGACAAGCGCAGACGAAATCGTTCCGTCATCTTGA
- a CDS encoding NUDIX hydrolase — protein MDYIRFLRSKVGQEKVMLNFAGGIVFDEEGRILLQKRREQQAWGFPGGALELGESIVEAAQREIFEETGFHVTIERLSGVYSKYEEMYPNGDVAQPIVHFFVCRINGGQLTIDSDESLDITFFERDQMPELYSELHQTAWNDFLTELGPVFR, from the coding sequence ATGGACTACATACGTTTTCTTCGCAGTAAGGTCGGTCAAGAAAAAGTGATGTTGAACTTTGCGGGTGGCATCGTCTTCGACGAGGAGGGGCGCATTCTTCTTCAAAAACGGCGAGAGCAACAAGCATGGGGCTTTCCCGGCGGCGCACTGGAACTGGGAGAGTCAATTGTCGAAGCCGCACAGCGTGAGATTTTTGAAGAGACCGGTTTTCATGTCACGATTGAACGTTTGAGTGGTGTCTATTCGAAGTACGAAGAGATGTATCCAAACGGGGATGTCGCCCAACCGATCGTCCATTTTTTCGTTTGCCGAATCAATGGGGGGCAATTGACGATTGATTCCGATGAATCACTCGATATTACTTTTTTTGAAAGAGACCAAATGCCAGAACTCTATAGCGAGTTGCATCAAACAGCCTGGAACGATTTTTTGACGGAACTGGGTCCGGTTTTTCGATAA
- a CDS encoding phenylacetate--CoA ligase family protein encodes MQLKESIYFHSPIFIQNLLTTLQGRRLFHERYGATYQQRLQELKQKLGRPIDVRAEQLHRLNDFLSFCQTHSPYYQELFSSIRLELPLKSIDELKQIPPLTKEILRQQNEDVHAHVHAPILGKTGGTTGKSIQVHYTKEDMQIRMAHLDFFKWTHGVDQGMRRASFTGQTLASPQQKAPVYWRTNKVINQMLFSIKNINPKTAAVYIEQLNRFQPESIDGLPSGMIEVARYAKKYGMTCTFRPKAIFPTAEMMTAEERALVEDVFHAPIYDQYASSEGAPIVAECPYRKKHLHYEMGIIERDEDGEILVTSFDTHGTPLVRYRVGDRMTLSQETCPCGHQGPIIASIDGRGRSFIQLRNGHRVFEGELAGIVRAFPNCIERVQYIQETRDEIVLLYVPDERCFEKEHEKKLFFVLDRLFDGQLNVVMRAVPEIPKEISGKTLLIKQQYA; translated from the coding sequence ATGCAGCTTAAAGAATCGATCTACTTTCACTCACCAATCTTCATTCAAAACTTATTGACGACTTTACAAGGACGCCGTCTGTTCCACGAACGATACGGTGCAACTTACCAGCAACGCTTACAAGAACTGAAACAGAAGTTAGGACGACCGATTGACGTTCGAGCAGAACAGTTGCATCGATTAAACGACTTCCTTTCTTTTTGCCAAACGCATAGTCCATACTATCAGGAATTGTTTTCTTCTATCAGATTAGAGCTCCCTTTAAAATCGATTGACGAGCTAAAGCAGATTCCCCCTTTAACGAAAGAAATCTTACGGCAACAAAATGAAGACGTCCATGCGCACGTCCATGCCCCGATTCTCGGAAAAACGGGCGGGACGACTGGTAAATCGATTCAAGTGCATTATACAAAGGAAGATATGCAAATCCGGATGGCACACCTCGATTTCTTCAAGTGGACCCATGGAGTCGATCAAGGAATGCGCCGTGCAAGTTTTACCGGTCAAACGCTCGCTTCGCCGCAACAAAAGGCACCGGTCTACTGGCGGACGAACAAAGTCATCAATCAGATGCTGTTCTCGATCAAAAATATCAATCCGAAAACCGCTGCTGTATACATTGAACAACTGAATCGGTTTCAGCCGGAATCGATTGATGGTTTGCCTTCAGGAATGATTGAAGTCGCACGATATGCTAAAAAATATGGGATGACCTGTACGTTCCGACCGAAAGCGATTTTCCCGACGGCAGAGATGATGACAGCAGAAGAACGAGCACTCGTCGAAGACGTCTTCCATGCACCGATCTATGACCAGTATGCGTCTTCAGAAGGGGCACCGATCGTCGCCGAATGTCCGTATAGGAAAAAACATTTACATTATGAGATGGGAATCATTGAACGCGATGAGGATGGAGAAATTCTCGTGACGAGTTTTGATACACACGGGACACCACTCGTCCGTTACCGCGTCGGCGATCGGATGACGCTCAGTCAGGAAACGTGTCCGTGCGGTCATCAAGGTCCAATCATCGCTTCGATTGATGGTCGAGGGAGAAGCTTCATTCAACTCAGAAACGGACATCGTGTTTTTGAAGGGGAGCTCGCGGGAATCGTTCGAGCGTTCCCGAACTGTATCGAACGCGTGCAATACATTCAAGAGACGCGGGACGAGATTGTATTATTGTATGTTCCGGATGAACGATGTTTTGAGAAAGAACATGAGAAAAAACTCTTTTTCGTTCTTGACCGACTGTTTGACGGACAATTGAATGTCGTCATGCGCGCGGTACCCGAAATACCGAAAGAAATCAGTGGCAAAACGTTACTGATTAAACAACAGTATGCATGA
- a CDS encoding RDD family protein translates to MHSTTKRRIGAYIINQAVYLGLSVVIEKTVLRRVKSEVVHAVVTQPTISFLGEVAQLKLLNGKSIGGQICGIQVESENGLPLTTKQIVRRTVYRDTVSLFKIRPYWKPFLENGQRLPEDDFARTIVRLNQEKLKNEA, encoded by the coding sequence ATGCATTCAACGACCAAACGACGAATCGGTGCGTATATTATCAACCAAGCTGTTTATCTTGGACTTTCCGTCGTCATCGAAAAAACGGTATTACGGCGTGTGAAGTCAGAAGTCGTGCACGCCGTCGTCACACAACCGACGATCAGTTTTCTAGGAGAAGTCGCGCAATTAAAACTTTTGAACGGAAAATCGATTGGTGGTCAGATCTGTGGCATTCAGGTCGAAAGCGAGAACGGATTGCCGTTGACGACAAAACAAATCGTCCGCCGAACAGTCTATCGTGATACGGTCTCGCTATTTAAGATTCGACCGTACTGGAAACCGTTTCTTGAGAACGGACAACGATTACCGGAAGATGACTTCGCGAGAACGATCGTCCGCTTGAATCAGGAGAAGCTAAAAAATGAAGCTTGA
- a CDS encoding AraC family transcriptional regulator: MWLESIQRVIDYIEDHLEDSLDLNVLTRVAQMQTYPLQRTFSLLAMMTLPEYIRGRRLTLAAQQLTQTDEKIIDLALRFGYETPEAFTKAFKRQHGCSPTLMRNERRPIHAYNRLSIQVTLKGLEQMDYQLIERPALQISGWRKHFPTQDGAQQQLIPLFWNDVNRSGQDAILFKQNDGKIEGVIGVCSNFTEASMDYWIATTTTEVLPGQETMTIPASLWATFPVVGPMPHAIQEIWQRIYQEWLPSHGYDPLPHAELEVYSAGDPSAADYQSAIWIPVRPRD, from the coding sequence ATGTGGCTCGAATCAATTCAACGCGTCATTGACTATATCGAAGATCATTTAGAAGATTCGCTCGATCTCAACGTTTTGACAAGGGTGGCGCAGATGCAAACGTATCCTTTACAACGGACGTTTTCGTTACTTGCGATGATGACCTTACCGGAATACATCCGCGGGCGACGTCTGACGCTCGCTGCCCAACAATTGACACAGACGGACGAAAAAATCATCGATCTCGCCTTACGTTTTGGTTATGAGACGCCGGAAGCTTTCACAAAAGCTTTCAAACGTCAGCATGGTTGTTCGCCGACGTTGATGCGAAACGAGCGACGTCCGATTCACGCCTATAACCGCCTGAGTATTCAGGTGACTTTGAAAGGACTGGAGCAAATGGATTACCAACTCATCGAACGACCGGCTTTACAGATTTCAGGATGGCGAAAACATTTCCCGACGCAAGATGGCGCCCAACAGCAACTGATTCCGTTGTTTTGGAATGATGTGAATCGTTCTGGTCAAGACGCGATTTTGTTCAAACAAAACGATGGAAAGATCGAAGGTGTGATTGGTGTCTGCTCCAATTTCACCGAAGCATCAATGGATTATTGGATCGCGACAACGACAACGGAAGTCCTGCCCGGTCAAGAGACGATGACGATTCCGGCGAGTCTTTGGGCGACGTTTCCGGTCGTTGGTCCGATGCCGCATGCCATTCAAGAGATTTGGCAGCGTATCTATCAAGAGTGGCTCCCATCGCATGGATATGATCCTCTGCCTCACGCTGAACTCGAAGTGTATTCGGCAGGCGACCCGTCTGCCGCCGATTATCAATCTGCCATCTGGATTCCGGTGCGTCCGCGCGACTGA